One window of Magallana gigas chromosome 2, xbMagGiga1.1, whole genome shotgun sequence genomic DNA carries:
- the LOC117681710 gene encoding uncharacterized protein — MPRYNQRESPRGSSRRKSQTPVHRSVVEKSPKKRRFRPGQKALKEIRHFQKTTNLLIRKLPFSRLVREIAMEVVGPSQTMMWKATAIMALQEAAEAYLILLFEDALLCAIHAKRVTVTPKDIWLAQRLRGGS, encoded by the exons ATGCCACGATACAATCAGCGGGAGTCCCCTCGCGGCTCCAGTAGACGCAAAAGTCAAACACCAG tacatagGTCTGTAGTGGAAAAATCCCCCAAAAAGAGACGATTTAGACCAGGCCAGAAAGCCCTGAAAGAAATACGGCATTTTCAAAAGACAACAAATTTGCTTATTAGGAAGCTACCCTTCTCAAGATTG GTGAGGGAAATTGCAATGGAAGTTGTTGGTCCTTCCCAAACCATGATGTGGAAAGCTACAGCGATAATGGCTCTACAAGAG GCAGCAGAGGCTTACCTAATTTTACTGTTTGAAGACGCTCTATTGTGCGCAATTCACGCCAAACGGGTAACTGTCACCCCTAAGGACATTTGGTTAGCTCAGCGGTTACGTGGAGGAAGTTGA